Proteins from one Bombyx mori chromosome 25, ASM3026992v2 genomic window:
- the LOC778480 gene encoding signal recognition particle 14 kDa protein-like protein, with product MVLLSNDEFLAELTKLFQKARLAGSITMTMKRYDGRSKPMPRDGTPAVKNPEYKCLLRAQSKSKKISTVVEQRDVEKFSTAYSNLLKTSVNGLKRLKKPKKKAMATQ from the exons ATGGTTTTATTGAGCAACGATGAG tttCTAGCAGAGTTAACAAAACTTTTCCAAAAAGCACGATTAGCAGGATCAATCACAATGACTATGAAGAGAT ATGACGGCCGTAGCAAACCAATGCCTCGAGACGGAACTCCTGCAGTTAAAAATCCCGAATACAAATGCCTATTACGGGCACAATCTAAAAGTAAAAAGATATCAACAGTTGTGGAACAGCGTGATGTTGAAAAGTTCTCAACTGCATATTCTAATCTGCTGAAAACGAGTGTTAATGGCTTGAAACGCTTGAAAAAGCCCAAGAAAAAAGCAATGGCGACTCAGTAG
- the LOC692954 gene encoding Mo-molybdopterin cofactor sulfurase, with protein MSNGPVPYVTAAVTAVGVLGGAYYAYRLYCQENKKIKIPENWTKVGTLKAINAYPIKSCAPVMLEKAECSILGLKDGWLRDRVVMVIDEKNNFVTARAFPELLTVQPTIRSSILTVKHAQMEPLHVNLAEVAALQKSKTAYVWGVPVPVYDCGFEASEWFSRFLDSSAANYRLAYYASQSCREQRVTANKFYNFTPKDMGALPDELSFNMINEASVEDLNTRLNENCRVTTRNFRPNFVVEGAEPYAEDGWKFVKIGENVFEVIKPCTRCVMTTVDPETGVRNSASEPLNTLKKYRQIENEEERRSSGSSPRMGVQLALRSKPGGTVSLNDPIYVA; from the exons ATGTCGAATG GTCCAGTACCGTACGTAACTGCCGCCGTGACGGCAGTTGGTGTGCTTGGCGGTGCTTACTACGCTTATCGCCTGTACTGTCAAGAAAACAAGAAGATAAAAATACCCGAAAACTGGACTAAAGTCGGAACGCTCAAAGCTATCAACGCTTATCCAATTAAATCATGTGCGCCAGTAATGTTGGAGAAAGCAGAGTGCTCAATATTAGGCCTCAAAGACGGCTGGCTAAGGGACAG AGTCGTAATGGTTATAGATGAAAAGAACAACTTCGTTACAGCGCGGGCTTTTCCTGAGCTATTGACTGTGCAGCCGACAATTAGGAGCTCCATTCTTACTGTGAAACACGCGCAAATGGAACCTTTGCATGTTAATTTAGCCGAG GTTGCAGCACTACAAAAAAGTAAAACGGCCTACGTTTGGGGTGTACCAGTTCCCGTTTATGACTGCGGCTTCGAGGCCAGCGAATGGTTCTCTAG GTTCTTAGATAGTTCGGCCGCGAACTATCGGCTGGCCTACTACGCCTCGCAATCCTGCCGCGAACAGAGAGTTACAGCAAACAAATTCTACAACTTTACTCCAAAGGATATG GGTGCTCTTCCGGATGAATTATCGTTTAATATGATAAACGAAGCATCGGTAGAGGACTTGAACACACGTTTGAATGAGAACTGTCGTGTAACAACACGCAATTTCCGACCGAATTTCGTGGTGGAAGGCGCTGAGCCTTACGCTGAAGACGGATGGAAATTCGTGAAGATCGGCGAAAACGTGTTCGAAGTTATAAAGCCGTGCACGAG ATGCGTGATGACCACAGTCGATCCAGAAACTGGCGTTCGCAATTCTGCTTCTGAACCATTGAATACATTGAAAAA aTATCGTCAAATAGAGAACGAAGAAGAGCGCAGGTCGTCCGGCAGTTCTCCGCGTATGGGCGTGCAACTGGCGCTGCGAAGTAAACCCGGCGGCACAGTTTCCTTGAACGATCCTATTTATGTAGCATGA
- the LOC692954 gene encoding mo-molybdopterin cofactor sulfurase isoform X1 — MWKKNSPVPYVTAAVTAVGVLGGAYYAYRLYCQENKKIKIPENWTKVGTLKAINAYPIKSCAPVMLEKAECSILGLKDGWLRDRVVMVIDEKNNFVTARAFPELLTVQPTIRSSILTVKHAQMEPLHVNLAEVAALQKSKTAYVWGVPVPVYDCGFEASEWFSRFLDSSAANYRLAYYASQSCREQRVTANKFYNFTPKDMGALPDELSFNMINEASVEDLNTRLNENCRVTTRNFRPNFVVEGAEPYAEDGWKFVKIGENVFEVIKPCTRCVMTTVDPETGVRNSASEPLNTLKKYRQIENEEERRSSGSSPRMGVQLALRSKPGGTVSLNDPIYVA; from the exons ATGTGGAAGAAAAACA GTCCAGTACCGTACGTAACTGCCGCCGTGACGGCAGTTGGTGTGCTTGGCGGTGCTTACTACGCTTATCGCCTGTACTGTCAAGAAAACAAGAAGATAAAAATACCCGAAAACTGGACTAAAGTCGGAACGCTCAAAGCTATCAACGCTTATCCAATTAAATCATGTGCGCCAGTAATGTTGGAGAAAGCAGAGTGCTCAATATTAGGCCTCAAAGACGGCTGGCTAAGGGACAG AGTCGTAATGGTTATAGATGAAAAGAACAACTTCGTTACAGCGCGGGCTTTTCCTGAGCTATTGACTGTGCAGCCGACAATTAGGAGCTCCATTCTTACTGTGAAACACGCGCAAATGGAACCTTTGCATGTTAATTTAGCCGAG GTTGCAGCACTACAAAAAAGTAAAACGGCCTACGTTTGGGGTGTACCAGTTCCCGTTTATGACTGCGGCTTCGAGGCCAGCGAATGGTTCTCTAG GTTCTTAGATAGTTCGGCCGCGAACTATCGGCTGGCCTACTACGCCTCGCAATCCTGCCGCGAACAGAGAGTTACAGCAAACAAATTCTACAACTTTACTCCAAAGGATATG GGTGCTCTTCCGGATGAATTATCGTTTAATATGATAAACGAAGCATCGGTAGAGGACTTGAACACACGTTTGAATGAGAACTGTCGTGTAACAACACGCAATTTCCGACCGAATTTCGTGGTGGAAGGCGCTGAGCCTTACGCTGAAGACGGATGGAAATTCGTGAAGATCGGCGAAAACGTGTTCGAAGTTATAAAGCCGTGCACGAG ATGCGTGATGACCACAGTCGATCCAGAAACTGGCGTTCGCAATTCTGCTTCTGAACCATTGAATACATTGAAAAA aTATCGTCAAATAGAGAACGAAGAAGAGCGCAGGTCGTCCGGCAGTTCTCCGCGTATGGGCGTGCAACTGGCGCTGCGAAGTAAACCCGGCGGCACAGTTTCCTTGAACGATCCTATTTATGTAGCATGA